The following proteins are encoded in a genomic region of Reichenbachiella sp.:
- a CDS encoding DNA polymerase III subunit alpha encodes MYLNSHSYFSFKYGVMSTETLLEEAQQNGITAFALTDINSTAGCMRFIRDAPKYGIHPIVGVDFREGTTQRFVAIAKNNEGFQEINIFLSKHLHNQLEIPDQAPKFKNVYVIYPFSANLAHQLLAHEYIGVAPHERLKVPFSKWKNKLDKLVIFPTVTFRHQRDFNIHRLLRAIDKNTLLSKLPKEEEGAPSNLLYPKSELLDIYKDTPDLIHNTEEIIKNCSIYFEFGDQYPHKNIQTYTGSDEEDYALIRRKCLEGLPYRYPNPDYRIYRRLATELQLIKQKGFVSYFLVNWDIINYALKKEYFYVGRGSGANSIVAYLLRITDVDPIELDLYFERFINLYRKNPPDFDIDFSWRDRDDITRYIFERFGYDHVCLLATYNTFKFKAAVRELGKVCGLPPHEISRLSAIDRENLSVAIKNYDGLARSVLKYAFLMDSIPSHLSVHASGIIISEKPIYRFTATSMPPKGFPITHFDMVEAEDAGLFKFDILSQRGLGKIKDTLAIVKKNNPNDSEIDIHDTKRFFKDEKVKDLLRNGKAIGCFYVESPAMRMLLKKLRADHYLGLVAASSVIRPGVAKSGMMREYILRFRIPERRKDAHPILAELMPETFGVMVYQEDVIKVAHYFAGLTLGEADRLRRGMSGKYRSRDEFKEVEKQFFISCKKMGHDDKLTHDVWYQIMSFAGYAFAKGHSASYAIESYQCLYLKAHYPLEYLVSVVNNGGGFYGIDLYVHEARMHGASIEAPCINTSRNETTINGKTIHLGFHIVKELEKETITEILYKREDYGPFQSLEQFTSCVAISLEQLKILIRVGAFKTIDSNKKKLLWQAHLLLSKSSKYTTPTLFQSKVKKYKLPSLYHDPREDGFDEMEILHFPLQDPFSLVNEYAASDIILVEEMPKHKNKVVTMLGYMVTRKQTRTSNNKNMSFGTFIDQAGDFIDTVHFPSSLRQYPFRGKGVYEIKGKVVEEFDFVSIEVTSMIKVHYVNMDDLEPLPEHHTPILIKA; translated from the coding sequence ATGTACCTCAATAGTCATTCCTATTTCAGTTTCAAATATGGGGTCATGTCGACCGAGACGCTACTAGAAGAGGCTCAACAAAATGGTATTACAGCTTTTGCTCTTACCGACATCAACAGTACGGCAGGTTGTATGCGCTTTATCAGAGATGCTCCCAAATATGGCATCCATCCTATCGTAGGCGTAGACTTTCGTGAGGGTACTACACAGCGATTCGTGGCTATTGCCAAAAACAATGAAGGTTTTCAGGAAATCAACATTTTCTTATCCAAACATCTTCATAACCAGTTAGAAATTCCAGACCAAGCCCCTAAGTTTAAAAATGTTTATGTCATCTATCCGTTTAGTGCGAATCTCGCACATCAACTATTGGCTCATGAGTATATTGGTGTTGCCCCACATGAAAGACTGAAAGTCCCTTTTTCAAAATGGAAAAATAAATTAGACAAACTGGTGATCTTTCCCACAGTCACTTTCAGGCATCAGCGTGATTTCAATATACACCGTTTGCTTCGGGCCATAGACAAAAACACACTGCTCAGTAAATTGCCCAAAGAGGAGGAAGGTGCTCCCTCGAACTTATTATATCCGAAATCTGAGTTATTGGATATTTACAAAGACACACCTGATCTCATTCACAATACAGAAGAAATCATTAAAAATTGTTCCATCTATTTTGAATTTGGAGATCAGTACCCTCACAAAAATATTCAGACCTACACAGGGTCAGATGAAGAGGATTATGCACTCATCAGACGTAAATGCCTAGAAGGGCTCCCCTATCGATACCCTAATCCTGACTATAGAATTTACCGAAGACTGGCTACCGAACTCCAGCTCATCAAACAAAAGGGTTTCGTCTCCTACTTTCTGGTAAACTGGGACATCATCAACTATGCATTGAAAAAAGAATACTTCTATGTAGGAAGGGGCAGCGGTGCCAACAGTATTGTGGCTTATCTCCTTCGAATCACTGATGTGGATCCCATCGAATTAGACTTATACTTTGAGCGGTTCATCAACCTCTATCGCAAAAATCCTCCTGATTTTGATATCGATTTTTCGTGGCGTGATCGAGACGATATCACTAGGTACATTTTCGAAAGATTTGGCTATGACCATGTCTGTCTACTGGCCACCTACAACACTTTCAAGTTTAAAGCTGCGGTACGCGAATTGGGCAAAGTGTGCGGATTGCCTCCTCATGAAATCAGTAGACTATCGGCTATCGATCGAGAAAACCTTAGTGTTGCAATTAAAAACTATGATGGCCTTGCCCGGTCGGTTTTGAAATATGCTTTTTTAATGGATAGTATTCCTAGCCACTTGAGTGTGCATGCCAGTGGCATCATTATTTCAGAAAAGCCCATTTACCGCTTCACAGCGACCAGTATGCCACCCAAAGGGTTTCCTATCACTCATTTTGATATGGTAGAAGCAGAAGATGCCGGGCTATTCAAATTCGATATTTTGAGCCAACGTGGTTTGGGTAAAATCAAGGACACTTTGGCCATTGTCAAAAAAAACAACCCTAATGACTCTGAGATAGACATTCATGATACCAAACGATTTTTTAAAGATGAAAAAGTAAAAGACCTATTGCGAAATGGAAAGGCGATCGGCTGCTTTTATGTAGAATCTCCTGCCATGCGCATGCTTCTCAAAAAGCTACGAGCAGATCATTATTTAGGACTGGTAGCAGCAAGCTCAGTCATCCGACCCGGGGTTGCCAAGTCCGGCATGATGAGGGAATATATTCTTCGATTTAGAATTCCCGAAAGGAGAAAAGACGCACACCCCATATTGGCAGAACTCATGCCTGAAACCTTCGGTGTGATGGTTTATCAGGAAGATGTGATCAAAGTAGCTCATTATTTTGCCGGGCTTACTTTGGGAGAGGCCGACAGGCTCCGACGAGGCATGTCGGGCAAATACCGATCTCGAGATGAATTCAAGGAGGTAGAAAAGCAATTCTTCATCAGCTGTAAAAAAATGGGACATGATGATAAGTTGACTCACGACGTCTGGTATCAAATCATGAGTTTTGCTGGATACGCTTTCGCTAAAGGACACTCGGCTTCTTATGCTATCGAGAGTTATCAATGTCTATATCTGAAGGCACACTATCCGCTGGAGTATCTGGTAAGTGTAGTTAATAATGGAGGAGGGTTTTATGGTATCGACCTGTACGTACATGAAGCACGTATGCATGGTGCCAGCATTGAAGCCCCTTGCATTAATACTTCTCGAAACGAAACCACTATAAACGGCAAAACCATTCATCTTGGTTTTCACATTGTGAAAGAATTAGAGAAAGAGACGATAACGGAAATTCTATATAAGCGAGAAGATTATGGTCCATTTCAAAGCTTGGAACAATTCACCAGCTGTGTGGCGATCTCCCTGGAACAACTGAAAATCCTGATCAGGGTAGGAGCCTTCAAAACCATAGATTCGAACAAAAAAAAACTGCTATGGCAGGCACATTTACTGCTGTCCAAAAGCTCAAAATATACGACTCCTACGCTCTTTCAAAGCAAGGTGAAAAAATACAAATTGCCTTCCTTATATCACGACCCCAGAGAAGATGGGTTTGATGAAATGGAAATTTTACATTTTCCTCTTCAAGACCCATTCAGTTTGGTCAATGAATACGCTGCTTCGGATATTATCCTCGTGGAAGAAATGCCCAAACACAAAAACAAGGTGGTAACGATGTTGGGCTATATGGTCACTCGCAAACAAACCAGAACTTCAAACAATAAAAATATGAGTTTTGGTACTTTCATCGATCAAGCAGGCGACTTTATAGACACGGTGCATTTTCCATCTTCACTTCGTCAATATCCTTTTAGAGGTAAAGGGGTTTATGAAATCAAAGGGAAAGTGGTAGAGGAATTTGATTTTGTATCCATAGAAGTAACCTCCATGATCAAGGTTCACTACGTGAATATGGATGACCTCGAGCCACTCCCCGAGCACCATACACCTATACTAATCAAAGCTTGA
- a CDS encoding PadR family transcriptional regulator — MKEYQLGEFEEIVMLTVGVLYDEAYGVALKNEIEERGQRSVSIGALQSTLRRLEKKGFLDSRLGEPDKERGGKPKRFFRITAYGKKALTHSKEIRSELWDSIPKIALDLKIR, encoded by the coding sequence ATGAAAGAATATCAATTAGGCGAATTTGAAGAAATAGTAATGCTCACCGTTGGCGTACTGTACGATGAAGCATATGGAGTAGCTCTCAAAAACGAAATTGAAGAAAGAGGCCAAAGAAGTGTGAGCATCGGTGCACTGCAATCCACGCTACGTCGACTAGAGAAAAAAGGCTTTTTGGATAGTAGGCTGGGTGAACCTGATAAAGAAAGAGGGGGCAAACCAAAACGCTTCTTTAGAATCACGGCCTACGGCAAAAAAGCACTTACTCATTCAAAAGAAATTCGCTCAGAGCTTTGGGACTCAATACCCAAAATCGCCCTTGACCTAAAAATAAGATGA
- a CDS encoding ABC transporter permease produces MIKKLASKFFKFYCHPDYWVDISGDLDEIYRHNVRTRKKYPQLRYFMQVLQLFRPSLIRPITENSIINSNHTIMLKNYFNVAFRSLLKNRMYSFINIFGLAIGLAAFLMINHFVAFEESYENHIIYRENIYRVQLDVYQNGELVYKSSENYPGAGPAMLEDFPEVISSAKLYNMGSKNNVIITSENGEETPQVLKHKRFLYAEAAFLPMFSVPMIQGDAQTALEKPHTIVISESMAKKYFGNENPMGKLLRLEDDDFNNELCTVTGVFQDIPENTHLKFDVLISFNTLYTRDTSGNGWAKRRYGNGWGRKDFYTYVQLKPNADPKRLESQFPNLVDKYKPENKEKNMKDVLSLQPLKDIHLYSQLTDEAEVNGNGDGVFYISIIAYFILIIAWVNYINLSTARSFDRGREVGLRKVMGSYRSSLVAQFLIESLVINGLAMLVAFILIFSTGNLFHNLSGTPLDYVIWSQSWFWIMVASVVFIGSLLSGIYPAFVISSFKPAQVLHGKLKTSSGGVALRKALVIFQFAMSVALIVGTATVFDQMEYMQSKDLGFDMEQTIVVERPPKQDTSREVRSNRVKSFKTGLKQRSEIISVAGSTLLPGKKLRFKTPIRTNLQSQDEAVPLSVAGIDFDFAESMNMEIIAGRAFSEEMRDDLDSLVILTENASRALGFEKPEDAIGKRIEIERFRWSPSVVGVMSDYHQESLKEEKPKTLIYLSGTGSEYFMIKVNMDQSSQAIASIEEQWYRSFPGNPFHYFFLDEYFNSYYESERQFKDLFATFSILAIIVGCLGLFGLSSFTAIQRAREIAIRKVLGSSILNIIQLLSKEFLILVGTATLIVWPLSYYLMDQWLDNYPYRIDIGWTSFVYSGVVVLLVTAITISYQTLKSATANPVDALNHE; encoded by the coding sequence ATGATAAAAAAACTAGCATCTAAATTTTTCAAATTCTATTGCCATCCAGATTACTGGGTGGACATATCTGGCGATCTGGACGAGATCTACAGACATAATGTTAGAACGCGGAAGAAGTATCCTCAACTCAGGTACTTTATGCAGGTGCTTCAGCTTTTCAGACCCTCTCTGATCAGACCAATTACAGAAAACTCAATAATAAACTCAAATCACACCATCATGTTAAAAAACTACTTTAACGTGGCTTTTAGAAGCCTACTCAAAAATCGAATGTATTCATTCATCAACATATTTGGACTGGCCATAGGGTTGGCTGCCTTTTTGATGATTAATCACTTTGTGGCCTTTGAAGAAAGCTATGAAAATCATATCATATACAGGGAAAACATCTACCGTGTTCAACTAGATGTATACCAAAATGGTGAGCTTGTCTACAAAAGCTCAGAAAACTACCCCGGTGCAGGGCCCGCCATGTTGGAAGATTTTCCAGAAGTCATCAGCTCAGCCAAGCTCTATAACATGGGCTCCAAAAACAATGTGATCATCACTTCTGAAAATGGAGAAGAAACCCCTCAAGTACTGAAGCATAAAAGATTCTTGTATGCCGAAGCTGCATTCCTACCCATGTTTTCTGTTCCCATGATTCAAGGAGATGCTCAGACTGCATTAGAAAAACCTCATACGATTGTGATCTCAGAATCTATGGCCAAAAAGTACTTTGGCAATGAAAATCCAATGGGCAAATTGCTCCGCTTGGAGGACGATGATTTCAACAATGAGCTATGTACGGTAACCGGTGTATTTCAGGACATACCAGAAAACACCCATCTCAAATTCGATGTGCTGATTTCATTCAACACACTATACACCAGAGATACAAGCGGAAATGGATGGGCCAAAAGACGATATGGCAATGGCTGGGGGAGAAAAGACTTTTACACCTATGTACAACTAAAGCCTAATGCCGACCCCAAAAGACTAGAATCTCAGTTTCCGAATCTGGTAGACAAATACAAACCAGAGAATAAAGAAAAAAACATGAAAGATGTACTGTCGTTGCAGCCACTCAAAGACATTCACCTATACTCTCAACTCACGGATGAAGCAGAAGTAAATGGCAATGGTGATGGTGTATTTTACATTTCTATCATCGCCTATTTCATCCTAATTATTGCTTGGGTCAATTATATCAATCTGAGTACCGCCAGATCATTCGACAGGGGTAGAGAAGTAGGGTTACGAAAAGTAATGGGCTCCTATCGATCATCTCTTGTCGCTCAGTTTTTGATCGAATCATTAGTGATTAATGGCTTGGCTATGCTCGTAGCTTTCATTCTTATTTTTTCAACTGGCAATCTTTTTCATAATCTGAGTGGCACCCCACTAGACTATGTCATTTGGTCGCAATCGTGGTTTTGGATCATGGTGGCTAGTGTAGTCTTTATTGGATCGCTTTTGTCAGGTATTTATCCGGCATTCGTTATTTCTTCATTCAAGCCAGCACAAGTGCTTCATGGCAAACTTAAAACTTCTTCTGGAGGGGTAGCTTTAAGAAAAGCCTTGGTGATTTTTCAATTTGCTATGTCTGTAGCTCTTATTGTGGGCACGGCCACTGTATTTGATCAGATGGAATACATGCAATCCAAAGATCTAGGGTTCGACATGGAACAAACCATTGTCGTGGAGCGTCCACCCAAACAGGACACTTCTCGAGAAGTGAGGTCCAATAGAGTCAAATCTTTCAAAACGGGGTTGAAACAAAGGTCAGAAATTATATCTGTGGCTGGTTCTACTCTACTACCAGGCAAAAAACTGAGGTTTAAAACACCGATCCGCACGAACCTGCAAAGTCAAGATGAGGCCGTGCCTTTGAGCGTTGCAGGTATTGACTTCGATTTTGCAGAATCCATGAATATGGAAATCATTGCGGGTCGTGCGTTTTCAGAAGAGATGCGTGATGATTTAGATAGTTTGGTCATCTTAACGGAAAATGCCTCTCGAGCCTTAGGTTTTGAAAAACCAGAAGACGCCATAGGCAAACGAATAGAAATAGAAAGGTTTCGCTGGAGTCCGTCTGTCGTAGGCGTCATGTCTGACTATCATCAAGAAAGCCTAAAAGAAGAAAAGCCGAAGACTTTAATCTACCTCAGTGGTACAGGTTCTGAATATTTCATGATAAAAGTGAATATGGACCAATCTAGTCAAGCCATTGCCTCCATCGAAGAACAATGGTATAGAAGCTTTCCGGGCAACCCATTTCACTATTTCTTCTTAGATGAATATTTCAATAGCTACTACGAATCCGAGCGCCAGTTCAAAGACCTATTTGCCACCTTCTCTATTCTTGCCATCATCGTTGGTTGCTTGGGACTGTTTGGCCTGTCTTCATTCACAGCCATTCAGCGCGCCAGAGAAATCGCCATCAGAAAAGTGCTGGGCAGCTCCATTCTCAATATTATCCAGCTGCTCTCCAAAGAATTTTTGATCTTGGTTGGCACAGCTACTTTGATTGTTTGGCCTCTCAGCTACTATCTCATGGATCAATGGCTCGACAACTACCCTTATCGAATAGACATCGGATGGACTTCGTTTGTTTATTCGGGCGTAGTGGTACTATTGGTTACCGCCATTACCATCAGCTATCAGACACTCAAATCGGCTACCGCCAATCCGGTGGATGCGCTGAATCATGAGTAA
- the dinB gene encoding DNA polymerase IV has translation MSYQKSIVHMDLDTFFVSCERLIEPKLIGKPVLIGGTSDRGVVASCSYEARTFGIHSAMPMKMALQLCPEAIVVRGNSMLYTEKSKAVTQIIQDNVPLFEKSSIDEFYIDLTGMDHFFGCMQWASELKKKIVKETRLPISFGLSQNKTVSKVATNEIKPDNQLQIMPGQEKAFLAPLPVKKIPMVGEKTYHALRQLGIRYIRTLQEMPVELMERTFGLSGIKMWQKAQGIDNSPVIPHQERKSISTERTFDRDTTDVIKLKAIMLAMAENLAFQLRRGQKLTACITVKVRYSDFNTYTLQNKIPHTSADHLLIPKVLEMFDRLYNKRLLVRLIGVRFSHLAEGHYQINLFEDSEEIIRLYQAMDKIRDKHGDRKVMRASGIEARTISRFNPFTGEPPPLLANRRR, from the coding sequence ATGAGCTACCAAAAGTCCATTGTACACATGGATCTGGACACCTTTTTTGTCTCTTGCGAACGGCTGATTGAGCCTAAGCTGATAGGTAAGCCGGTATTGATTGGTGGGACTTCAGATCGAGGTGTGGTAGCTTCCTGTAGTTATGAAGCTCGCACTTTCGGTATTCATTCAGCCATGCCTATGAAAATGGCCTTGCAGCTTTGTCCGGAAGCCATTGTCGTTCGGGGCAATTCGATGCTCTATACCGAAAAATCTAAAGCCGTTACCCAAATCATTCAAGACAATGTTCCTCTATTCGAAAAGTCATCTATCGATGAGTTCTATATTGACTTAACTGGCATGGACCACTTTTTTGGTTGTATGCAGTGGGCCTCTGAGCTCAAAAAAAAGATAGTAAAGGAAACCCGCCTGCCCATCTCTTTTGGTCTATCACAAAATAAAACGGTCTCTAAAGTAGCCACCAACGAAATCAAGCCTGACAATCAATTACAAATTATGCCTGGTCAGGAAAAGGCCTTTCTTGCGCCACTGCCAGTAAAAAAAATCCCTATGGTAGGAGAAAAAACCTACCATGCCCTTCGCCAGTTAGGTATTAGATACATTCGAACGCTTCAAGAGATGCCCGTCGAGCTGATGGAAAGAACCTTTGGTTTATCCGGCATCAAAATGTGGCAAAAAGCCCAGGGTATCGACAATTCTCCTGTCATCCCACACCAAGAGAGAAAATCCATTTCTACAGAAAGAACCTTTGATAGAGATACCACCGATGTAATCAAACTCAAAGCCATCATGCTAGCCATGGCAGAAAACCTGGCCTTTCAGCTTAGAAGAGGGCAAAAACTAACTGCATGTATTACGGTGAAGGTTCGTTATTCAGATTTCAACACCTACACCTTACAAAACAAAATTCCTCACACCTCTGCCGATCATTTACTGATTCCTAAGGTTTTGGAAATGTTCGATCGGCTATATAATAAACGCCTATTGGTCCGATTGATCGGTGTTCGTTTCAGTCATCTGGCAGAGGGTCATTACCAAATCAATTTATTTGAAGATAGCGAAGAGATCATTCGTCTCTACCAAGCCATGGACAAGATCCGAGACAAACATGGAGACAGGAAAGTGATGCGAGCTTCAGGCATTGAGGCCCGAACTATTAGCCGGTTCAATCCTTTTACAGGAGAGCCGCCGCCACTGCTAGCGAATCGAAGGAGATAA